The following proteins are encoded in a genomic region of Heliomicrobium gestii:
- a CDS encoding ABC transporter permease has translation MQLAQQILLMAAKEFTHILRDRRTVFLILLAPLITFGLFAYLYDGQRVTEMNLVIVDDDRSPLSREIINMYGQSELFRYQGLVNTTEEAEQRIQTGETDVAVIIPENLNRDVKEGKSTQVLTLIDGTNMLISNGATKGTSTVLQTVSAGVTLRMMEANGIVPAKAKAMLQPINATIRVGYNPAYNYRVFLLFGLVATVLQQVMLTTMSGAFCREKERGTNMILVASRMPVTAVVLGKALPYFVICLFNCFLMLVLANQLTEISILGAGFDLFMISLAFTVSLVGIALIVSNLVPDELRANQIILLIATPSFLVSGFTWPLSKMPAPLVAFSNCLPLTHYLAAFRIVGVKGAPLSAVGYQLLVLFLLGVAGILGSMMLWRRQRETGKLVNLE, from the coding sequence ATGCAACTGGCGCAACAAATCCTGTTGATGGCGGCAAAGGAATTCACCCATATCCTGCGGGACCGGAGAACGGTCTTTTTGATCCTGCTGGCGCCGCTGATCACCTTCGGGCTTTTCGCCTATCTGTACGACGGTCAGCGGGTGACGGAGATGAACCTGGTCATTGTCGATGATGATCGCAGCCCCTTAAGCCGGGAAATCATCAATATGTACGGTCAATCGGAACTCTTCCGTTACCAGGGGCTTGTCAACACGACGGAAGAGGCGGAACAGCGGATCCAGACCGGGGAGACCGATGTGGCCGTCATCATTCCCGAGAACCTGAACCGCGATGTCAAGGAAGGCAAGTCGACCCAGGTGTTGACGCTGATCGATGGCACCAACATGCTCATCTCCAACGGCGCGACCAAAGGGACCTCTACGGTTCTTCAGACAGTGTCAGCAGGCGTTACGTTGCGTATGATGGAAGCAAATGGCATCGTGCCAGCGAAGGCCAAGGCGATGCTCCAGCCGATCAACGCCACCATCCGCGTTGGCTATAACCCCGCTTACAACTACCGTGTCTTTCTTCTCTTCGGCCTGGTGGCGACGGTGTTGCAACAGGTGATGCTGACGACCATGTCGGGCGCCTTCTGCCGGGAGAAGGAGCGGGGGACCAACATGATCCTCGTCGCATCGCGGATGCCGGTCACGGCCGTCGTGTTGGGCAAGGCCTTGCCCTACTTTGTGATCTGCCTGTTTAACTGCTTCCTTATGCTCGTCCTGGCAAACCAACTGACCGAGATCAGCATTCTGGGCGCCGGCTTTGATTTATTTATGATCTCCCTTGCCTTTACGGTGTCTCTAGTAGGAATTGCCTTGATCGTATCGAATCTTGTGCCCGACGAACTGCGGGCCAACCAGATCATCCTGTTGATCGCCACACCGTCCTTTCTGGTCTCCGGCTTCACCTGGCCCTTGAGCAAGATGCCAGCGCCGCTCGTCGCTTTTTCCAACTGCCTTCCCTTGACCCACTACCTGGCCGCTTTCCGCATCGTCGGGGTGAAAGGCGCGCCCCTATCCGCGGTGGGATATCAGTTGCTCGTCCTCTTTCTATTGGGTGTCGCCGGTATTCTCGGCAGCATGATGCTCTGGCGGCGGCAACGGGAGACAGGGAAACTCGTAAATCTGGAGTAA